The Elaeis guineensis isolate ETL-2024a chromosome 13, EG11, whole genome shotgun sequence genome includes a region encoding these proteins:
- the LOC105056220 gene encoding uncharacterized protein gives MNSLLHPKPNPNPSPSSSWFSAIKRTTLWNSRNWIPFRLGKRRIGLSTSRKGGHPVVRSAVTIEEAGFLEVDIRNPAISTSYRPSNVPQPNRVVLEAQTKVCTGPEQTKPLSQDQAVVVLDTILRSAKGELKNEEVSKAQLGAFFAAMTIRANAFPEATQWSEGERHAMSIFWPHLVQVLPPDVIFIADPEGTIMGSCSSVGPHFVGHGTAEMRLVGALREVLAGGHLGYEEVQGVLRDVLPLNPKDDTSVKVSESLLAAFLIGQRMNRETDRELKAYCLAFDDELGTPPIADVRSLTHYGEPYDGNTRFFRSTLFVAAVRACYDESCLLHGVEWMPPKGGITEGQLLKFMGANTHLSPAQAKTLLEDENVGFAYVSQQEARPSLYSLIGLREHIKKRPPLATSEKVQQFVRARGRESIIAGFYHEGYEDLLLMLMRRRKVHSGLVVKGEEGALSMTTKVRSINASKGLPVNHCSGFRSPSNATNSDVDGILRENFSIEVKAKDYGFEPTDTPRTDRSVLRNIELGLAALGGEKGPAYDRIVLNAGMVDHLLGCSGAEDIMSALDRAREAIDSGKALNRLMNYIRASHKVT, from the exons ATGAACTCCCTCCTTCACCCAaagcctaaccctaaccctagcccCAGTTCCTCTTGGTTCTCTGCCATAAAAAGAACGACCCTCTGGAACTCGAGGAATTGGATCCCCTTCCGGCTCGGGAAGCGCCGGATCGGCCTCTCCACCTCAAGGAAGGGCGGCCACCCGGTGGTAAGATCTGCGGTGACGATCGAGGAGGCGGGGTTCCTGGAGGTGGACATTCGGAATCCGGCGATCTCTACATCGTACAGGCCGTCCAATGTTCCGCAGCCCAATCGAGTGGTGTTGGAAGCGCAGACGAAGGTCTGCACCGGGCCGGAGCAGACGAAGCCGCTCAGCCAGGACCAGGCCGTCGTGGTTCTTGATACAATTCTGAGATCAG CTAAGGGAGAACTTAAAAATGAAGAAGTTTCCAAAGCGCAACTTGGAGCCTTTTTTGCTGCAATGACAATACGAGCAAATGCTTTTCCAGAGGCCACCCAGTGGAGTGAGGGTGAAAGACATGCCATGAGTATATTCTGGCCACACCTTGTTCAGGTTCTTCCACCAGATGTAATCTTTATAGCTGATCCTGAGGGCACAATCATGGGATCATGTAGTTCAGTTGGGCCTCATTTTGTTGGCCATGGAACTGCTGAGATGAGACTGGTGGGTGCTCTGAGGGAGGTTTTGGCAGGTGGTCACTTAGGTTATGAGGAGGTTCAGGGTGTCTTAAGAGATGTCCTTCCATTGAATCCCAAGGATGATACATCAGTAAAGGTCAGTGAGTCATTGCTTGCGGCATTTCTAATAGGACAGAGGATGAATAGAGAAACTGATCGTGAGCTCAAAGCATATTGTCTAGCATTTGATGACGAACTAG GTACCCCTCCTATTGCTGATGTTAGATCCTTGACACACTATGGTGAACCATATGATGGAAACACGCGTTTTTTTAGGAGTACATTGTTTGTTGCTGCTGTGAGAGCTTGTTATGATGAATCTTGCTTACTTCATGGTGTTGAATGGATGCCACCTAAG GGAGGAATAACAGAAGGACAGTTGCTGAAGTTTATGGGGGCAAATACCCATTTATCTCCTGCACAGGCAAAAACTTTGCTGGAG GATGAAAATGTTGGCTTTGCATATGTGAGTCAGCAGGAAGCTCGTCCATCTTT ATATTCACTGATTGGGCTCAGGGAGCACATTAAAAAACGTCCACCATTGGCAACTTCAGAGAAAGTTCAGCAGTTTGTGAGG GCACGTGGGAGGGAATCTATCATTGCTGGATTCTATCATGAGGGTTATGAAGATCTGCTGTTAATGCTTatgagaagaagaaaagttcaTTCTGGATTGGTGGTGAAG GGTGAGGAAGGTGCACTCTCAATGACAACAAAGGTGAGATCAATAAATGCATCAAAAGGCCTTCCGGTGAACCACTGTTCTGGATTTCGCTCACCAAGCAATGCAACTAACTCCGATGTTGATG GAATTTTGCGTGAAAACTTCAGTATTGAGGTTAAGGCAAAGGATTATGGATTTGAACCCACAGATACTCCTAGAACCGATAGATCG GTTTTAAGAAACATAGAGTTGGGCTTAGCAGCACTTGGTGGCGAGAAAGGACCAGCATACGACCGGATTGTTTTGAATGCAGGCATGGTTGATCACTTGCTAGGCTGCAGTGGAGCTGAGGATATTATGTCAGCTCTGGATAGGGCTAGAGAAGCCATTGATAGTGGCAAAGCTTTGAACAGGCTCATGAATTACATACGGGCCTCACACAAGGTCACATGA